TAATGCCAACCCTGGTCCTGAAGCACTGGCAGGAAATATTAGGCACTGGGGGACCCTGTCCTAAACTTTTCTTGTCTTTAACTTCTTTGCAATGCCTTACAGAAACTTCTGAATGTGGGTAAATGCCATGCAGTCCCTAGAATGAGCCCAGTCTAAGGTCCCGAAAACCATGCCCCAGTATGCCATCTCACACCCGCTGTAGAGTTATCACACCAtagtttctgctttgttttgttttgaactaGGACTGGGAAGACAGGTACCAGCCTGCCGGAGCCCCACGGATTCTTGCACGTTGACAGATTCAGAAAGTAAGAAGACAtgtttccagtgtctcctgggctGCTTGTTCAGAAAGCACCCAGAGACGGCCAAGCCTTGCCTTCTAGCGCTGTAGATGCGTCTCTGGAGAAGGGGCAAAGCTGGGGTGTACATGGTCAAATGCAAAAGCTGGCCCTGGGCAGGAGATCTCATGCAGGGCCCCGTGAAGAGGACACCCATAAAACCTGTGAACTTTACCCTTTGCCCTCAAAAGAGATGCTGCTTCAGGGAGAAAAGTTGTAGAGTGAGAACTTCATGCGAGACAGAACTTCATGTGGGACATCACCCTCAGGCATGCCCACGGTGGAGCCCTTCTATCTGGGATGAGAGGACAACAGTGGGGGGACAGACGTTGAACTCTGCCTACTCCATTTGTGCCAGTCTGTCTTTTGCTCAATCCAGAGGTGGACGCGATTCCAGAAAGCAGTCATCTACTTCAGAAGGACCACCCTAAGTGCCGACCAGTCCCTCAGTGAGCTCCATATGCTCCAGCTGTTCCCACTGGCCCTTGGCCCACACAGTAGTGGCAAAGCCCTAGATGAAGGACAGCTCCCTTGTGGTTGAAAAAATTCTGTGCTGAGCCGTCCCACAAGGAAGAGAAACTGTCACCAGAGGGCTGGTGAGaaaaaatgctttttctacaGCTTGGCCTGACAGAGGGCCTTGGGCAAAGACCTTAAGCCTTCCTGGAAAAAGGGATATTGACCCctgagctgcagcagcagcatgggacaCAGACCACATGGCTGCATAGGCTCACCCTAACAGCCTCTTTCCCCTCACTTCTGCCCCTGGACACGCTGTACTGAAGCTGAGTTCCTGGAAAAAATAACAGAGTTCACATGAGCTCTAACATCTACGATGGGATCTGTTTTCCTTTATCTGATTCCTTGCAATTTCTCTTTTCCCCTGGTCACCTTTGCCAGAAACTAGTATCCTCACTGCCTTCCCACCCCTCACTTTCTCCCTAGGCCACAGCCCCCCTCCATATACCTTATACACAATCCCCTAAGATGTTACCTGGAACCCTAGCTCTGGGAAGCAGACTCTCAGCAAAGCTGACCGTGCACTcatatacacactcatacacatgtGGCCTTCGAGGTTCATAGCGAGTTCAATGATAAGGCTTTTCCTTTGTTCTGTACCCTTATTAAAGTGTCTGATGATAGGCAACAGAGAAGATACCTGGGCCACCACCTTCCAACAGAATTGCATTCCACTGTTTCAATCTCTGGCCCTTGTTCACCAGACCCTTTCCACGAACAGCCACATTTCCCTTGTAAAATTGCCAGACCCACAGTCAATAGGCCCCTCATCTTCCTTCTCcgtcctccccaacccccaccccacaggAAGAACGTCACCCCCTGACACAACCCCAACATACGACTTAGCCCCCTCTATGAATCTCCACAGACTGGTAATTCCCACGCGGTGAACTGACACTCGTACATGCAGCTGAAGTGTTTGTCCTGAGGACCTGCCCaaacaatacacacacatgcagctgatgcttttatttttcctttgcaatGAATTCAGGGTTACTGGTGTCTCACTGTCGATCCACTTCAGCACCAGACCACTCGTCACTACTTTCCCGCCCAAGAGAACTATGCTGGCCATTGGTCTTCACGTGAAGCAGcttcttggttttctgttttagGTGAAGGGGGCACGCCATCGTTAAGTGTCTCAAAAGCTGGGGGATCGGGTTCCTTTcaaaacagagagacagagatatacACTTACCCTCCCGGAAACACTAAAGACAGCTTGATTCTTTCAAGTCAGTTCCCAGGGGGGTGTGTCTGTGAACGTTTACATGCCCTAGAAGCACAGAGTAAAAAACAGGTATCCCAGTCTTCAGCGTAGAACTATTGACAATAGCTAGGACGTGGAAGCAGCCTacgtgtccatcagcagatgaagggATAAGGAAGTTGGAGTACACATACACAGCGGTGTCTTACACAGCACTAACATGGAACGCAGCGTCcatgtcagttctaatgagatggaatGAACGTGGAGCCTACTATACcgcgtgaagtaagtcagaaagagaaagacaaacactgtccATTCACACAAATATATGGAGTTGAGGACCTTGTACGTGGTGCTGAACATCcaacatgcagggcagcaaagaagTAACAgacatataaagaacagactttggccTCAGTGGGAGGTGGTGACGGTGGGTCAATGTGAGAGAGTAGCCCCAAAACGTTTACATTAGCTTATGCACAACAGATGACCAGTGCGAGTCTGACGCGTGCAGCAAGGCAACCAAAGTCATGTTGTGGGGCAACCCAGACAGCCAGGCAGGGGAGGTCGGTGGGTGGCGGGTTCGGCATTTGGGGGGACATGTGTATCCCTATCGGTGATTCATGTTGGCCCATGTACAGCAAAACCTGTCACGGGATTGTAAAGTCAtaatcctccagttaaaataaataaaagaggattCTCCATAATCCTGCAGAGTGGTCAGTATGCTCAGAATGAGGGTGGCAGGAAAAAGATGCAAAcgcaaattaaaaaccaaaacgaGTGTGGTGATCAGAATCGAATCAAATGATGGGTCACTGGGGGAACCGCCTTGCACAAAGGAGACTCACAGGCCTTTTTGGCAATGGGACTTCATGAGGAAGAGCAGGTGGGTCCCAATTTAAGAGGAGCTTGAGGCTGGACTTGTTGGCCATGGAATGACGGTTCAGCGATGTGCAGCTGCCTCAGATATAAACTGCAGTGGCTTTGGCCTGTCCAGGCCACTTCATCCACCTCAAGCTTCTCTACTTAGAACCTGTTCTTCACCCCAGTTCTCTACCCTTGCTGTCCCTTGCTGATTCCCTCATGCCCTGGTGTCACTCTGTACTCCACAGAGTCTCACTGTCTTCACAAGTGGAATAAATGACCCAAGTTTCTGGACAACACTTATGCCAGCGCTCGGCCCCTGGGCGCCTCACCTCTCGTCCTCCTGGTACCTTTCGTGGTGCAGCCTTCCTCCTCACATAGTACTGCAAAGGATTGGGCCACAGATCCCGTATGATGATCTGCCAGGAAATGAGCAAGGTCAGCACAGGCCTGGCCAGACCATGAGCCCTCCGTGCACGGCCAACAACTCCGACATAAGTCACCCGTTCTGGCCCAGTGGCCACGTGGGACCCCACCTCAACAATCCAGTCAGATCCTGTGAAATTGTGGTCAAAGAACCAGTTGAAGAAGTTAACGCTGCTGTCGTGGTGCCTGCGCCTGTATGCCTTCCGTTCAAAGCCCTGGTGCCACTGAACTGGAGTGGAACGAGATGCTTGGTATCCTGCAGGAAGAGCAGTTTGGGAGAAAGGCCTCAATCACTTTTCGATTCAACCTAGACTTTTCTGCCCCCAACCACCGGGCCACCGCCACCACCCctacccacccccgcccccacccaagATCCAGGGAGCAGCTTCTCACCAGTGACCTTCATCAGGTACTCCTTGACAATCACTTCATTCTGGAAATACCTATTCCTCCGAAAGGACAATGTGATCTTGCAGTGACGAGTGGGATGCCTGAATTCCTCCACCTGCCAGGACAAAGTgtgcggggtggggtgggtgtgaAACCTCTTTACAGAAGAGCTGTCCTTTCCTGTGTTAGGGATAGACcatgccctctcccctccccagtcaCCTCCCCTCCACAATCATCAGTGTCCCGTGCCTGACCTCCAAGTTGGTCATGAAGTGAAGCATGTCTGCATCTTGCTTGCTCATCAAAACTGACATTTGGGGGTGGTTCATAAACTGCTTTAGGTCAAGGAGCCTCTAGATGCTAGAGGTAAAAGTGCTGGAAGAACAAAGCTAGCCTAAAGAGTAGAATGGCCCTCCCTGTTTGACTTCAACTTGCTACTGGTTAACTCGTCACATTTCTGTTGACGCGGGCTATATGAATGCCGCACAAGGTCCAAGGCTGTGCCCATGAATGCCCTACCACGAGGAGGTTCTCTTCCTAACCGGATAAGCTTCATCTCAGCCCCTTGAAAGTTAGCTTACTTCCGGAAAACAAGCACTCCTAGCTAGAACCCGAATGACCACTTacacttccccacccctcccccattccAGACAAGCCTTCTCTCCGAAGAGACCCTGGTGCTAATGACAATTCTGATTGGGACCTCTCAAAGTACAGCCCAACTATCAATTTGGACTAGCCAGAACAGCAAGGACATCACACCTACATCAGGAACAGATATGCAGGACGGTAACCAATACCCACCATCCAGAAAAGTAAAGACGGTACCAGAACTGCCAGATCTGTAAACTGTTCCTGCCATAGCCcggcttaaacaaacaaacaaacaaaaaactcacaaGCACCACACCAAGGGATACAACTTCGACCCAGAAGCCACAGATGCCCTGGATGATGGCACTTCTGTGTTCTAGATGCACCTTCCGCCGCTGACTGGTCTTATGTTTCAGGCGAGCATGCGCCCTTTGGGCTTTCTTATTCACGGGCTCCAGCTCCAGCTGCAGGGCCGCCAGCGCCTCCAGTGCAGGCCGGTCACTCAGGGCTCCGGGCCTTGGATGGTCGTGGACATGCTCCTCCGAGGACACCTGCTCCTGCTCCTCGTATGCcaccccctccacctcctccatgaCGTCCAACACCAGCAGCTGGAACTCCTGCCCGAGTCCCGCCACCTCTCCGTCCTCCACAGCCGCATCTTTCTCCACTGCCTCCACCCAGAAGAGGGCGGCCTCCTCGCCTGGAGCACCACCTGCGGCCTGCATCGCCTCTGCCGCCCCCACCGAGCTGGTAGGCCCCAGGGCCCCTCCCTCATGAAGAAGAGGTCCAATTCACATGCAGTCTAACAAAGATAcgcaaaccaaaccaaagaaggAGTAAATACGAGCAATAGCACGCATGTATGTTGAATAGGGACGTGCAAGAACTCA
This window of the Bos mutus isolate GX-2022 unplaced genomic scaffold, NWIPB_WYAK_1.1 CTG1146, whole genome shotgun sequence genome carries:
- the LOC138986752 gene encoding testis-specific Y-encoded protein 3-like, which gives rise to HEGGALGPTSSVGAAEAMQAAGGAPGEEAALFWVEAVEKDAAVEDGEVAGLGQEFQLLVLDVMEEVEGVAYEEQEQVSSEEHVHDHPRPGALSDRPALEALAALQLELEPVNKKAQRAHARLKHKTSQRRKVHLEHRSAIIQGICGFWVEVFMNHPQMSVLMSKQDADMLHFMTNLEVEEFRHPTRHCKITLSFRRNRYFQNEVIVKEYLMKVTGYQASRSTPVQWHQGFERKAYRRRHHDSSVNFFNWFFDHNFTGSDWIVEIIIRDLWPNPLQYYVRRKAAPRKVPGGREGM